A stretch of the Thalassotalea euphylliae genome encodes the following:
- a CDS encoding M28 family metallopeptidase, producing MMKFKRLASSCCVLTATLAFISQPTHAEIPHNAEISASQDHVISLANIKKDVEFLASDALKGRKVFTPELDRAANYIAARFKQAKLEPFKASYRQQFDIYNIKPAALAVTLNGKKVPEAQMALASTAKSFNWTADSKVVTHIVSKEQNLRQTLSKINQQGGDHFLVIHPSHQDLFKRYQAYFAKGLTKLSNTPTGTILMVLDGSKQIDEYSASGSNVVTTKALTNVIGVLPGKTKPEEVVLFTAHYDHIGTVLSASKDSDEHSNTRGQQDLIYNGADDNASGVAGVLNLARYFAAANNNDRTLIFVAFTAEEIGGYGPKHFAKHLPADNVVAMVNMEMIGKTSKFGAGKLWMTGFERSNLATIMNQAITHQANRIQADPYPEQQLFYRSDNATFARMGVPAHSFSTVQLDQDKHYHAVSDEVATLNLASLQQVLATIAKGIKPVVSGVATPSRVDSAKVASEGKIY from the coding sequence ATGATGAAATTCAAACGTTTAGCCAGTTCTTGCTGTGTGTTGACAGCCACATTAGCTTTTATTAGCCAGCCAACACATGCTGAAATCCCCCACAATGCCGAAATATCTGCTTCTCAAGACCACGTCATTTCACTCGCCAACATCAAAAAAGATGTTGAGTTTTTAGCAAGTGATGCACTAAAAGGCCGCAAAGTATTTACGCCAGAACTAGATCGAGCGGCAAATTACATCGCCGCCCGCTTTAAACAAGCCAAACTTGAGCCCTTTAAAGCAAGTTACCGCCAGCAATTCGATATTTACAATATCAAACCAGCTGCTTTAGCGGTGACGCTTAATGGGAAGAAAGTGCCTGAAGCACAGATGGCATTGGCGAGTACCGCGAAAAGCTTTAATTGGACAGCGGATAGTAAGGTTGTAACCCATATTGTTAGCAAAGAACAAAATCTGCGCCAAACACTGAGCAAGATTAACCAGCAAGGGGGCGATCACTTCCTTGTTATTCACCCTAGCCACCAAGACTTATTCAAACGCTATCAAGCCTATTTTGCAAAAGGGTTAACCAAGCTAAGCAACACCCCAACAGGCACTATTTTGATGGTGCTTGACGGTAGTAAGCAGATTGATGAATACTCCGCATCAGGCAGCAATGTAGTGACCACAAAGGCACTAACCAATGTTATTGGTGTGTTGCCGGGCAAAACCAAACCTGAAGAGGTTGTGTTGTTTACTGCTCATTATGATCACATTGGTACTGTGCTTAGCGCCAGCAAAGATAGTGATGAGCATAGCAATACCCGTGGGCAACAAGACCTTATTTATAACGGTGCTGACGATAATGCCTCAGGTGTAGCGGGTGTGCTTAATCTCGCTAGATATTTTGCCGCAGCGAATAATAATGATCGGACACTAATATTCGTCGCCTTTACCGCTGAAGAAATTGGCGGCTATGGCCCAAAACACTTTGCTAAACATTTACCAGCAGATAATGTCGTGGCTATGGTGAACATGGAAATGATTGGTAAAACGTCTAAGTTTGGCGCAGGAAAATTATGGATGACAGGCTTTGAACGTTCTAATTTAGCGACAATTATGAATCAAGCAATCACACATCAAGCTAACCGCATTCAAGCAGACCCTTACCCTGAGCAGCAATTATTTTATCGCTCGGACAATGCCACGTTTGCAAGGATGGGAGTGCCAGCGCACAGCTTTAGTACGGTTCAACTCGATCAGGACAAGCATTATCATGCAGTTAGCGATGAAGTCGCGACATTAAACCTAGCGTCACTTCAGCAAGTGTTAGCCACAATTGCCAAAGGCATCAAGCCGGTTGTATCAGGTGTAGCAACACCGAGCCGGGTTGATTCCGCAAAAGTTGCCAGTGAAGGTAAAATCTATTAA
- a CDS encoding oxidoreductase: protein MNSQQVVLLTGASAGIGKETAKTLIKAGYKVYAVARRLDAMADLKALGGIPLSMDITQSEDIERVVNHIIKEEGKIDILINNAGYATQGPVEQVPVDEARRMFEVNLFGLGMLTQLVLPNMRTRKAGKIINISSGAGKVYFSMGAWYVASKHALEGWSDSLRVELKPFNIDVVIIEPGAISTEFNDVSLNPLVENYGDGPYRDMVNSLAEFSRDAEKDDKDSSPPSVITNLIVKAINAKRPKPRYAGGAMVKPVMFVRKWGGDRLYDWVITRMVK from the coding sequence ATGAATTCTCAACAAGTTGTGCTCCTTACCGGTGCATCAGCAGGTATTGGTAAAGAAACCGCAAAAACACTGATCAAAGCTGGCTACAAAGTTTATGCGGTAGCACGTAGACTTGACGCAATGGCTGACTTAAAAGCCCTTGGTGGTATTCCACTGAGCATGGATATCACTCAATCAGAAGACATTGAGCGCGTAGTCAATCACATCATCAAAGAAGAAGGCAAAATAGATATCTTGATCAACAATGCCGGCTACGCCACGCAAGGCCCTGTTGAACAAGTACCTGTTGATGAAGCACGCCGCATGTTTGAAGTGAACCTGTTTGGCTTAGGCATGCTAACCCAATTGGTGTTGCCAAATATGCGCACTCGAAAAGCAGGTAAGATTATTAATATCTCATCTGGCGCAGGTAAAGTTTACTTTAGTATGGGCGCTTGGTACGTTGCTTCAAAGCATGCGCTTGAAGGTTGGAGCGATAGCTTACGGGTTGAGCTAAAGCCGTTTAATATTGATGTAGTGATTATTGAGCCAGGCGCTATTTCGACCGAGTTCAATGACGTTTCTCTTAACCCACTCGTTGAAAATTATGGCGATGGTCCTTACCGCGACATGGTAAACTCACTGGCCGAATTTTCTCGCGATGCTGAAAAAGACGATAAAGATAGTTCACCACCTTCAGTTATCACTAACTTAATTGTCAAAGCCATTAACGCTAAACGCCCTAAGCCTCGCTATGCCGGTGGTGCGATGGTAAAACCTGTCATGTTTGTGCGTAAATGGGGCGGCGATCGCCTTTACGACTGGGTCATCACTCGAATGGTGAAATAG
- a CDS encoding GNAT family N-acetyltransferase codes for MTQEQSSTPCKEAKHNPNRQQTNVTISFVKAGYQDIGFLTYLRKLTMESHLKKAGIEMSDEQHVARIHEHFNDSFLIKLGHSTVGLIKLGIENGSLHIRQFQILPEYQNKGIGDKVLLVCKRKASEQGRSLTLNVLLDNPAKQLYLRHGFVIEQSDSLQHFMRFTSP; via the coding sequence GTGACACAAGAACAATCTTCGACGCCCTGTAAAGAAGCCAAGCATAACCCTAATCGCCAGCAAACGAATGTCACGATATCGTTTGTTAAAGCGGGTTACCAAGACATCGGCTTTTTAACCTACCTGCGTAAGTTAACCATGGAGTCCCACTTGAAAAAGGCGGGCATTGAAATGAGTGATGAGCAGCACGTGGCTCGAATTCACGAGCATTTTAATGATTCCTTCTTAATCAAGTTGGGCCACTCGACCGTTGGCCTGATCAAGCTAGGTATTGAAAATGGCAGCTTGCACATACGCCAATTTCAAATTTTGCCTGAATATCAAAACAAAGGAATAGGCGATAAGGTGTTACTGGTTTGTAAGCGCAAGGCCAGCGAACAAGGGCGTTCACTGACCCTTAATGTCTTGCTTGATAACCCTGCCAAGCAGCTTTATTTACGCCACGGCTTTGTCATCGAGCAATCCGATAGCCTTCAACATTTTATGCGTTTCACATCACCTTAA
- a CDS encoding VOC family protein has product MKLLHTMVRVLDIDASLHFYCDLLGLKELRRHEVPEGKFTLVFLAAEEGGHEIELTYNWGETEPYSDGRNFGHLALRVENIYDTCQRLMDAGVTINRPPRDGHMAFVRSPDGISIELLQEGHLAPQEPWASMENTGTW; this is encoded by the coding sequence ATGAAACTATTACATACCATGGTGCGCGTGCTAGATATCGATGCATCGCTCCATTTTTACTGTGATTTATTGGGCTTAAAAGAATTGCGTCGCCACGAAGTGCCAGAAGGTAAATTTACGCTGGTATTTCTTGCCGCAGAAGAAGGTGGCCATGAAATTGAGCTAACCTATAACTGGGGTGAAACAGAGCCATATAGCGATGGTCGTAACTTTGGTCACCTAGCCCTACGAGTTGAAAATATCTACGACACTTGTCAGCGATTGATGGATGCAGGCGTAACTATTAATCGACCACCACGCGATGGCCACATGGCATTTGTGCGCTCACCAGACGGTATTTCTATTGAACTATTGCAAGAAGGCCACTTAGCGCCACAAGAGCCGTGGGCAAGCATGGAAAATACTGGTACTTGGTAA
- a CDS encoding SelT/SelW/SelH family protein, which translates to MNKIEITYCAKCRWLLRASWMAQEILSTFEEEVDEVSLKPSTGGIYEIVANGQLIWSRKTMGRFPEVTELKQAVRDVIAPERDLGCIDRKTAKSNS; encoded by the coding sequence ATGAACAAAATAGAAATTACTTACTGCGCAAAATGTCGCTGGTTATTGCGCGCAAGCTGGATGGCACAGGAAATTCTTTCAACGTTTGAAGAAGAAGTTGACGAAGTGAGCTTAAAGCCCAGCACTGGTGGTATTTACGAAATTGTTGCCAACGGCCAACTCATTTGGTCACGCAAAACAATGGGGCGATTTCCAGAAGTGACTGAGCTAAAGCAAGCCGTTCGTGATGTAATTGCACCAGAGCGAGATTTAGGTTGTATCGATCGCAAAACAGCTAAAAGTAATAGCTGA
- a CDS encoding bifunctional diguanylate cyclase/phosphodiesterase: protein MKSSAITKSGLESLIHSKNFRCFFQPIFDVHQSTAIGYEALVRSPFEPPTFNPAELFDKAFEFGLLAELEQCCRRIAIKQFVKLGLEGFLFLNASPLAIEQTKHKASSMPAMLRDYDFDPARIVIEITERYEATDENLLKTGLQRYRDLGFKIAIDDLGTGHSGLKQWSEVRPDIVKIDRYFISGCQHNIVKRELIRTIFELGKTTGVSVIAEGIENEDEYLLLRKLGMKYVQGYLLGKPQSEPETQLPKLLVEKPLQKDTTKPNAQFELSKLIQRIEPIFADISCKAVYSQFKAEPNLKSIAVVDDMQLPMGMVYRDELTDLLSSDYGHALYDKQPIAKVMRPVSLMVDEHSNLDDVSKFITDHSEFDLHPEFIVTTQGKYAGLASVRSILKMMTEEKIMHAQQANPLTMLPGNIVIERKVNQLISHKHDFQLAYFDLDNFKPFNDVYGYAAGDQVIKLVADVIVEYSNKHGNKHNQENFIGHVGGDDFVVVFQSGDALACCQEILLVFEKRIIQYFELEHVKQSGYFAVDRAGNYTLIPLLSLSCGIISPDIEVISSVHDVSVQASKAKKVAKEATRGEVITLRQGTNGQKPELGCINQANVAYLRN from the coding sequence ATGAAAAGTTCAGCGATAACAAAATCAGGACTTGAATCATTAATTCATTCAAAGAATTTTCGTTGCTTCTTCCAGCCAATCTTTGATGTTCACCAATCCACTGCCATTGGCTACGAAGCACTAGTTCGCAGTCCATTTGAGCCGCCGACGTTTAACCCAGCAGAATTATTTGATAAAGCTTTCGAATTTGGTTTACTCGCAGAACTAGAGCAATGCTGTCGCCGCATCGCCATCAAGCAATTTGTAAAGCTAGGCTTAGAAGGATTCTTGTTTCTCAACGCCAGCCCACTGGCTATCGAGCAAACTAAACATAAAGCGAGCTCTATGCCTGCCATGTTGCGCGACTATGACTTTGATCCTGCAAGAATCGTTATCGAAATTACTGAACGTTATGAGGCAACTGATGAGAACCTGTTAAAAACAGGATTACAACGTTATCGAGATCTAGGTTTTAAAATTGCCATTGACGATTTAGGTACAGGCCACTCAGGGTTAAAACAATGGTCTGAGGTTCGCCCAGACATCGTTAAAATCGACCGGTATTTTATTAGCGGCTGCCAGCACAATATTGTTAAACGAGAACTGATTAGAACCATTTTTGAGCTTGGCAAAACCACAGGTGTTAGCGTAATCGCCGAAGGGATTGAAAATGAAGATGAGTATCTGCTCCTGCGTAAGCTAGGCATGAAATATGTGCAAGGTTATTTGCTTGGCAAGCCACAAAGTGAGCCGGAAACCCAGCTTCCCAAACTTCTAGTAGAAAAGCCTTTGCAAAAAGATACCACTAAGCCAAATGCTCAATTCGAATTAAGTAAACTTATTCAACGAATCGAGCCAATTTTTGCAGATATTTCATGCAAAGCGGTATACAGCCAGTTCAAAGCAGAGCCAAATTTAAAAAGTATTGCCGTTGTTGATGATATGCAATTACCGATGGGCATGGTGTATCGCGATGAATTAACGGATCTGCTTTCATCTGACTATGGGCATGCCCTATATGATAAACAGCCCATAGCTAAAGTAATGCGGCCTGTGAGCTTAATGGTTGATGAGCATTCAAACCTAGATGATGTAAGTAAGTTTATTACTGACCATAGCGAGTTTGATTTGCACCCTGAATTTATAGTCACCACCCAAGGTAAATATGCCGGATTAGCCAGCGTTAGGTCTATCTTGAAGATGATGACCGAAGAGAAAATCATGCACGCTCAGCAGGCTAACCCATTAACCATGCTACCGGGCAATATTGTCATTGAACGCAAAGTTAATCAGTTAATAAGCCACAAACACGATTTTCAACTCGCTTACTTTGATCTTGATAATTTCAAGCCTTTCAACGATGTATATGGCTATGCCGCTGGTGATCAAGTGATCAAATTAGTTGCCGACGTTATCGTTGAATACAGTAATAAACACGGTAATAAGCACAATCAAGAGAACTTTATTGGCCATGTTGGTGGTGATGATTTTGTTGTTGTTTTTCAGTCTGGCGACGCCCTTGCCTGCTGTCAGGAAATTCTCTTGGTGTTTGAAAAACGTATCATTCAATATTTTGAGCTAGAGCATGTAAAACAGTCTGGATACTTTGCCGTTGATCGCGCCGGAAACTACACCTTAATCCCCTTGCTATCGCTATCCTGCGGTATTATTAGCCCTGACATTGAAGTAATTAGCTCAGTGCACGATGTTTCTGTACAAGCGAGTAAAGCGAAGAAAGTTGCCAAAGAAGCAACACGTGGAGAAGTGATTACTCTCAGGCAAGGCACTAACGGCCAAAAGCCAGAGCTTGGTTGCATTAACCAAGCGAATGTCGCTTACTTGCGAAACTAA
- a CDS encoding pyridoxal-phosphate-dependent aminotransferase family protein, protein MNYSSFIPPQRTLMGPGPSDVSARVLSALARPTIGHLDPKFVTMMDEVKALLQYAFQTKNPYTIALSAPGSAGMEACFVNLVTPQDTVVVCRNGVFGARMIENVERIGAKLVVVDSPWGRAVDPQQLEDALKANPDASVVAFVHAETSTGARSDAKTLCEIAAKYDCLTIVDAVTSLGGSELKVDEWGIDAIYSGSQKCLSCVPGISPISFSEKAVEKLKGRTDKIQSWFLDQSLVMGYWSGDGKRAYHHTAPVNSLYALHESLVMLHEEGIENSWQRHQNMHNKLAEGLAALDIEFIVPENERLAQLNTIKIPAGLDDAKVRSFLLNEFNLEIGAGLGQFAGEAWRIGLMGFAARQENVTLCLAALEQAIAKCK, encoded by the coding sequence ATGAATTATTCTTCGTTTATTCCACCGCAACGTACCTTGATGGGCCCTGGCCCTTCTGATGTAAGTGCACGTGTATTATCTGCTTTAGCGAGACCAACTATTGGTCATCTCGATCCTAAATTTGTCACTATGATGGACGAGGTTAAAGCGCTTTTACAATATGCTTTTCAAACTAAAAACCCATACACAATTGCACTTTCTGCTCCAGGCTCTGCCGGTATGGAAGCCTGTTTTGTCAACTTAGTTACGCCTCAAGATACGGTTGTTGTTTGTCGCAACGGTGTATTTGGCGCTCGTATGATTGAAAATGTTGAGCGTATTGGTGCCAAGTTAGTGGTTGTTGATTCACCATGGGGCAGAGCAGTTGACCCACAACAATTAGAAGATGCGTTAAAAGCGAATCCAGATGCTAGTGTTGTGGCATTTGTGCATGCTGAAACTTCTACGGGCGCGCGCTCTGATGCGAAAACACTTTGTGAAATTGCGGCTAAATATGACTGTTTGACGATTGTTGATGCGGTAACATCATTAGGCGGCAGTGAGTTAAAAGTAGATGAGTGGGGAATTGATGCCATCTATTCAGGTAGCCAAAAATGTTTATCTTGCGTACCGGGTATTTCGCCAATTAGCTTTAGTGAAAAAGCGGTTGAAAAACTAAAAGGCCGTACGGACAAAATCCAAAGTTGGTTCTTAGATCAATCACTGGTGATGGGTTATTGGTCTGGCGATGGCAAACGTGCTTACCACCATACAGCGCCTGTTAATTCACTTTATGCCTTGCATGAATCGCTTGTGATGCTGCACGAAGAAGGTATTGAAAACAGCTGGCAACGTCATCAAAACATGCATAACAAATTGGCTGAAGGCCTAGCAGCGTTAGACATTGAGTTTATCGTGCCTGAAAATGAGCGCTTAGCTCAGCTTAACACTATCAAGATCCCAGCGGGCTTAGACGATGCTAAAGTAAGATCATTTTTATTAAATGAATTTAATTTAGAAATTGGTGCTGGCCTTGGGCAATTTGCAGGCGAAGCATGGCGCATTGGCTTGATGGGCTTTGCCGCTCGACAAGAAAATGTCACCTTATGTTTAGCAGCGTTAGAACAAGCTATCGCTAAATGTAAATAA
- a CDS encoding peroxiredoxin family protein — translation MEISSITLAIIGFVLLNLAMMHYFAKVKQSKTPRAPLLLIVGMVVSSLLSLVALATHTFAADLASIAIALLAFNNLSTSALFSYFLATRKTPLGDIKVKVGDQLLPFANEQFDTIELAGKRTLIKFYRGSWCPYCSSELSMFEALTPKLAAHNIDIVAISNDSEVETTAHAKRDNLSFKLIADPTLAIIRQYGVEHHKGLGATADDTLNVFGIAMPLPWKMRFKAMAIPTSLLVDENGKIVWIDQSDDYRIRASEERVMAAVTNSFSD, via the coding sequence GTGGAAATTTCTTCTATTACTTTGGCGATTATTGGTTTTGTTTTACTGAATTTAGCGATGATGCATTACTTTGCCAAAGTTAAGCAAAGCAAAACACCACGAGCACCGTTATTGTTAATTGTTGGTATGGTGGTGAGTTCACTGCTTTCTTTGGTGGCATTGGCAACTCACACTTTTGCTGCTGATCTTGCGAGCATTGCTATTGCACTGTTGGCGTTTAATAACCTTTCTACATCGGCGTTATTTAGCTACTTTTTAGCGACACGAAAAACTCCGCTTGGTGATATTAAAGTAAAAGTTGGTGATCAATTGCTGCCATTTGCGAATGAGCAGTTTGATACGATTGAACTTGCGGGTAAACGCACATTGATAAAGTTTTACCGTGGCTCTTGGTGCCCATATTGCTCGTCAGAGCTGAGCATGTTTGAAGCCCTAACACCTAAGCTAGCAGCGCATAATATTGATATTGTTGCTATTTCCAATGACTCAGAGGTTGAAACCACTGCCCATGCCAAGCGTGACAACTTAAGTTTTAAGTTAATTGCCGACCCAACGTTAGCTATTATTCGCCAATACGGTGTTGAACATCACAAAGGCTTAGGGGCGACTGCCGATGATACACTTAACGTATTTGGGATTGCGATGCCATTGCCATGGAAAATGCGCTTTAAAGCCATGGCTATTCCAACAAGCTTGCTAGTTGATGAAAACGGCAAAATCGTGTGGATAGACCAATCGGATGATTATCGTATTCGTGCGAGTGAAGAACGTGTAATGGCGGCGGTTACCAATAGTTTTAGTGACTAA
- a CDS encoding alpha/beta hydrolase family protein produces the protein MITHFLMNKIVKMIAQVPRSPVLRRPDEYGMTYEDVYFPAADGVNLEGWYIPAKVASNKIVICNHFSPGNRYGYAGHIKPWKNAGGFEVNFLPKYKALHEAGYNILAYDLRNHGFSAPAQNGGYNPGLFEYKDVLGSLNYVRANQATKDMDIYLHSMCLGGNATLVAMRKSPTAFEGVKAMMLIQPISGDALVRKLCKNMWLGEKGYRVFEQKYREIWGYRIADSSPIVDAAAVKVPTLVCQVKNDSFTFADDVQQIYDAIPASKKAINWIEGTKQRFRGYTYHAENPQEMIDWYQRF, from the coding sequence ATGATTACTCACTTTTTAATGAACAAAATCGTCAAAATGATTGCACAGGTACCAAGGTCACCAGTATTGAGGCGGCCTGACGAGTACGGCATGACATATGAAGATGTCTATTTTCCTGCCGCTGATGGCGTTAACCTGGAGGGTTGGTACATACCAGCAAAAGTTGCCTCGAATAAAATTGTAATTTGTAACCACTTCTCTCCAGGCAACCGTTACGGCTATGCAGGCCATATCAAGCCATGGAAAAACGCAGGTGGTTTTGAAGTTAACTTTCTTCCGAAGTACAAGGCATTGCATGAAGCTGGCTACAACATTTTAGCCTATGACCTACGCAATCACGGCTTTAGCGCACCCGCTCAAAATGGTGGCTACAACCCTGGTTTATTCGAATACAAAGATGTTTTAGGTTCACTTAACTATGTGCGTGCTAACCAAGCCACCAAAGATATGGACATCTACCTGCACAGCATGTGCTTAGGTGGCAATGCAACCCTAGTGGCAATGCGCAAGTCACCTACAGCCTTTGAAGGTGTTAAAGCCATGATGCTAATACAGCCAATTTCCGGTGATGCCTTAGTTCGCAAACTATGTAAAAACATGTGGCTAGGAGAAAAAGGCTATCGAGTATTTGAACAGAAGTATCGTGAAATCTGGGGTTACCGAATTGCCGATTCTTCACCCATAGTTGATGCCGCTGCGGTCAAGGTTCCTACCTTAGTTTGCCAAGTTAAAAACGACAGTTTTACATTTGCTGACGACGTGCAACAGATTTATGACGCCATTCCTGCCTCAAAGAAAGCGATTAACTGGATAGAAGGAACTAAGCAACGCTTTAGAGGCTATACCTACCACGCTGAAAATCCTCAAGAAATGATTGACTGGTATCAGCGATTCTAA
- a CDS encoding DUF4437 domain-containing protein: MNNLSVAISFILALSLTSQFAFAKPMSAELASNASNASEALLVKRLSADVQLQGVDIIEADDVDWGYLNPLRGDKSPGAANLWGDRTKDTATGMLVRFKKGFSSPPHIHNITYRGIVINGLLHNDDPTAARMWMPKGSYWTQPAGEDHITAANGESNLIYLEIDRGPYLVKPSNQAFNNGEAPINLHANNLVWQPYGAGERAFLWGNTSKGEINGSLTKLPAGFAGQLISSAQEFRAVVITGQLGLVDSNNANKVRSLAPGSYLGADQSNNYQLRSAQESILYIRTDGHLILNTSN, encoded by the coding sequence ATGAACAATTTATCTGTTGCCATATCTTTCATACTAGCGCTTTCGCTAACAAGCCAGTTTGCTTTTGCCAAACCAATGTCGGCTGAATTAGCATCTAATGCATCTAATGCATCTGAAGCTCTGCTGGTCAAGCGTTTGTCGGCTGATGTTCAACTACAAGGTGTCGATATTATCGAAGCTGACGATGTTGATTGGGGTTACTTAAACCCGCTTAGAGGTGACAAAAGCCCTGGTGCCGCAAATTTGTGGGGGGATCGTACAAAAGATACAGCCACAGGTATGTTAGTTAGGTTTAAGAAAGGGTTTTCTTCGCCACCACATATTCACAATATTACCTATCGCGGTATTGTCATTAATGGCTTATTGCATAATGACGACCCTACAGCAGCAAGAATGTGGATGCCAAAGGGTTCTTACTGGACACAACCTGCAGGCGAAGATCACATTACTGCCGCCAATGGTGAGAGTAATTTAATTTATCTAGAAATTGACCGTGGCCCATATTTAGTCAAGCCATCAAACCAAGCATTCAACAATGGTGAAGCGCCGATTAACCTTCATGCAAATAACTTGGTATGGCAGCCGTATGGTGCGGGCGAGCGTGCTTTCTTGTGGGGAAATACCAGCAAAGGTGAAATTAATGGCTCGCTGACTAAACTACCAGCAGGATTTGCCGGACAATTAATTAGTAGCGCTCAAGAGTTCAGAGCGGTTGTTATTACTGGGCAGCTAGGTTTGGTTGATAGCAATAATGCCAACAAAGTGAGAAGTTTAGCGCCAGGTAGTTATTTGGGCGCTGATCAGTCGAATAACTACCAGCTTCGTAGTGCGCAGGAAAGCATTCTTTATATTCGCACCGATGGCCATCTAATTTTAAATACCAGCAACTAG